Part of the bacterium genome, GCCCGGCATCATACTTAGGAACGATACATTGGATTTCTACTCCAACGTTGTCTGAGCTCGAGACTCTCGTTAACGGGACGCCATCATAGTCAATCATTGTAACGCGTTCAATGTAAGAGTGATCGGGCGGTGGCTCACTCCGAATCCACTCAAGCGTGGCTTTGTTATCCAGGCCAACGTAGCTGGAAATAACGTCTGCGGTTGGGCCAGTGTGACTCACCTGTCCTTGTTCAAGCAAAATGCACTTCTGACACAATCGCTCAACTGCCGCCATATCATGGCTAACAAAAAGAACCGTTCGCCCTTCCGATGAAATCCTTTGCATTGTCCCGATGCATTTTTTCTGAAAAGCAAGATCACCAACTGCTAAGACCTCATCCACCAATAAGATTTCCGCCTCAAGATGAGCGGCAACTGAAAATCCTAATCTGACCTTCATACCTGAAGAATAGTGTTTAAAAGGCGTATCAATAAATTTTTCAATCCCGGAAAATTGAACGATCTCATCAAATTTTCGGTCGACTTCCTTCTTAGCCATTCCGAGGATTGTCGCATTCAGATAGACATTCTCACGTCCTGTAAGCTCCAAATGAAACCCTGTACCCACTTCAAGGAGGCTTGCAACCCTGCCTTCCAGAATCGCCCTTCCTGATGTTGGTCTGGTAATCCGGGAGATGATTCTCAGTAAAGTGCTCTTTCCCGCGCCGTTTCTTCCTATGATTCCAACCACTTCGCCGTGTTTAACGTCGAAAGATACATTTCGCAACGCCCAAAGGACGTCATCAGAATCTCTGTCATGAAAGTGACTCAAACTACGAAGGGTTTTGAAATTAGAGATAGGAGATTTAATCCAGGACAGCACTGCTGAGCCGAACGTATCGTGTAGTTTTTCTTTCAACCCGATACGGTAAAGTTTGCTAATATTTTCAACCAGAATGGCACAATCGGACATGATAAATTCTTTCCTTGAAAACTTCATATTCTACCATTGACGGCGTTTGAAGTGATTACAAACTCCAAGGAAGAACAAGATTCTTAGTACGACAACAATAGCAGGAACAATATTGCTGATTCGGCTCGATGCCCGAATCCAAAAAACCGTATGGTATTATAAAGATTGATTTTAAGTAGAGTTGGCGTACCGGATATGACCAATTCTGTATGTAACTGAGAGAGCGGAGCTTTATTGAGTTATACATTTTGATATAGGTCGTGGATCCGCGTCTGAGTATCGGGGTTGTTGCGATACTTGAAGTGAGCACGACGAAGTTTCGACCACTTTTCTCGCAAACCAAAGCTTCGAACACCAGGTTTTGATCGACTTAAGACAGCCTGGTGCCCGCCGCAACTTTCCCGACGCTCCTGGTTTTCACCTAACACGACCGTACCTTTTCATCCAATGATTCCGAAAATTATTCACTATTGCTGGTTTGGAAATTCAAGTATCCCTCCCGATCAGGCTCGTTATATCGAGGGGTGGAAGGAGGTGATGCCTGATTTTGAGTTTAAGTTATGGGATGAAAGCAATAGTCCAATGGACATTCCCTACATGCGAACAGCAAAGTTACACCGGCACTGGGCAAACATGTCCAATTTTGCAAGACTGCACGCAATTTTTCTTCATGGAGGAATCTATCTCGACACGGATGTCGAAGTGCTGAAGAGATTTGACGATTTCCTGGACAAGAAATGCTTCCTTGGCTTTGAAAGCAAGTCTGAAGAAAAACGACTGGTCGTCAACAACGCTGTTTTCGGAGCACTACCCAAAGACCCCTTTGTTGGGGAATGCAAGGCTTACCTGCTTGCTAATTTCACTGGGGAAGAGCCGGCACACCTGTCCGCTCCAGGCCTGATCACAACCCTCTTGAAGAAGAAAGGATTGGCATTCTATGGTAACCAGGATCTGGATGGAGTTTCCCTCTTCAGGGCCGATTTCTTCTATCCGTACAAATGGAACGAAGAATTTTCTGAAGATTGCTTAACTGCCGATACATATGCAATTCACCGCTGGAATCAATCCTGGAGGGACTCCTTTTTATTGAAGCGAAAGAAAAAAGATATAAGAAAAGGCCGCTTTTCAAAACTGACGCCGCGAGCGGTTTCGATCTGGAGGGATTTCGGGATGGTGGGACTCCGGTTGTATCAAAAAAGGACAGTCCAGCTTGGTCCTTTCCGGGGGATGAAGTTCTTCACCACGCGAACGCGCCGTTCCAAACTATTTGCTAAACTGATCGGTTGTTACGAAGAAGCTTTGCACGAACTGATCTGGCATTTCTTGGATAACAATTATGAGAAGATCATAATCATCGGAAGCCGAGATGGTTACTACACAACCGGATTTGCGCGACTCATTCCAAATGCGAGAATTTTTGGATATGAACTGAATACGGTTGCTCTGGAATTTGCTCGCGCGAATGCAAACTCCAATCAGGTGGCCGACCGCGTATTTCTCCATCCTGAAAGGTATGATTCCCACATGTTGATGAATGAAGAACTCACAGGGAGATCTTTGTTGTTTTTCAATTCGGATAGCTCTGAGTTGGAGATCTTTACGGAGGATGCAGTCTCAGTCCTTGCAGATGCTGATCTGCTCATCCAGCTGAATGATTTCACAGATCCGGGAAAAAAACCCAAAATCATGAGATTGTTCAAGGATACGCATGAATTTCAATCGATTGTTCAAAAACGTCTGGCACCCGTTGTATCACACTTTCTGAACAGCCAGGCCGACACGCAGCGGGTGTTGAACTTGATTGACGAAGGGAAAGCCGAAAGAATCGAATGGCTGTTCCTAACAAGCAAGAAATTCACTTAGACGATTGAAAATGTTAAACCCTGTGAAAAGTTTAAAGCGTCGGCTGAGGCGCAAGATTGTGCGCAGTCATCTCGATTCCTTTATGTCAGATCATAGAACGAACGAGTGTGTGCTGGATTTGGGTTGTGGCGACTCACGCTATTCACGCTATTTTCCTAATCGGATAGGACTGGATCATTCTATGCAGGAAGGAGTGAATATTGTTGGAGACGCGCATCATCTCCCTTTTTCTTCTTCCTCATTCTCCATGATTCTAACAACCGAGATGCTGGAGCATGTTCACGACCCCCAACAAGTGATTGATGAGATCGAGAGAGTCCTGCGGCCGGGGGGTAAAGTTATTCTGACAACAAGGTTTGTCTTTCCGATTCATGAAGCACCTTTGGATTTTTATCGTTTTACAAAATATGGCCTGGCGCATCTCTTCCGGAAATGGGGAGAGATTGAAATTAGGCCTGAAACAAATCCGTTTGAAGGAATTGGTGTCCTTTTTCAAAGGATGGCGTATCAATCTGACTTCCGTGGCTCTAAGCTTATCTCTTATTCTTGTCTTCTTCTGGCGCGATTTGTTTCCATCCTGGACGTGCTGGTTACCAGACAATACGGGGATATCAAACGCAAATCCAGCGAAACGGAAATCATCACCAGTGGATATTATCTTGTAGCACACAAAGTATGAGTACTACACCGGAGACATCCAGCTTGCAGAATGGTATCAAAAAGGATAATCCCAGAGCGTCCGTAATTGTGGTAACTCGCAACCGTGCCGATTCATTGGAGAGGGCGTTGCGAGCCTTGCAAAAATTGGATTATCCCAACTATGAGATTCTGGTGGTGGATAATGACTCAAAAGATAATACTACGAGCGTTATAGAGCAGTATGGCGCGAAACGTGTTTTCAGTCCTTCCCGGTTTGGGATCGGTTACTGCCGGCGCAGAGGTGTGGAATCGGCGCAGGGAGAAATTATAGCGTTTTGTGACGACGATTGCGTTCCGGCTAGCGATTGGTTGAGCTGTTTTGTGGAACGCTTCAATCAGGAGCCGGATGTACATTTGTTAGGTGGGCAGGTGATTAACATTGGATTTCCTGATAAGGATGGTTATGGCGATGCCAAGCGCTATAAGGGAAGATCCAAGCTGAGCCGGAATGGAAGGCTCGTTTTTGTCGAAGATCCCAAAGATGCCGAATTCTTCGGAAATATGAACCTGGCCTTTCGAAAGAAGAGCGTTGTGAGTGTTGGAGGCTACGATCCTTTTTTCAACGTGATGGCAGAAATAGACTTGCAGGTACGCTTACGGAAGAATGGTTTTAAAATCTCATTTGAGCCCCGAGCAATATCGGAACATCATTACACCGGCGTTCATTTGAAGGGTAGGCATTTCTTCCATGGCCCACAGCTGGTTCGCTTGTATCTTTGTCTGAAACATTTTCGTCCCGAAAAAACCGGTGACTGGTTCAGATTTCTGGGATATGAAATCCGATTGCTTTCCCGCGATCTTCTCACTGTTTTAAGAAAGAGCGGTGGAGCCGTGTTAAAAGGCCAGTTCAGCAATCTACTTTCCGTTCCTGCGGAAGGATTAAGAGCAGTCAGCGCGCGACTCGCTATTCCCTGGCTTCTGTGGCGTGCAAGGTCGGCGAGGTGACATGGTATTGCCGATAATCTCCGTAGCAATTTGCACATTCAACAGGGCTGAACTATTAGCGACTGTATTGGAGACTGCATGCAATCAAAGCCTCCCTCAAGATGAGTACGAAATCCTTGTGATTGATAACAACTCCACAGACGCAACTGCAGAAGTTGTCAAAAGAACAATGCGCACCTATTCGAACGTGCGCTATTTTGTCGAAGTAAGTCAAGGACTATCTCATGCCCGCAATCGGGGATGGCAAGAAGCTCGCGGAGAATATGTAGCGTATACGGATGATGACTGCAAGCTTCCACGGGAATGGCTGGCCGTAGCGAAAGAGATCATCCGCAAACAAAATCCCGAAATGTTTGGCGGACCTTACTATGCATTTTATAATTCAGCGAAGCCACTATGGTTTAAGGACAGTTATGCCTCTTCTGAGCTGTCCACTGAATCAGTACTGTTAAATGGTCGTAAGTTCCTGCGAGGTCCAAATATGTTTTTTCGGCGTGATCTTCTGGCAAAATTCAATGGGTTTAACACAAGCCTTGGTATGACAGGAAAGACGGTCGCTTATGGGGAGGACGGAGAGCTGCAGCGGCGAATTCGAAACCGGATGCCGGAAGCAAAAACTTATTACACCCCGGAGTTGTTCGTATATCATCTGGTCCGTCCGGAAAAAATGACTTTATCCTGGGAAATTCGATCCGCAATTGGAAAGGGTCGTTCGCGCTATCTGGAAATGAAGGGCGCTCCTGGCGATGTTCTGCCGGTTGTGATACTCAAGGGTCTCAAAATATTGCTCCTTTGCTGTGCTCAAGCTGCCGGTGGTTTTCTCTTCCGTGATCGTTCCAGATACCCTTACTATCGCAGCTACCTTTATGAGCATATAGTATGGCGGCTCGCTGGTCTGGGAAGGTTGTACGAACAACTTCGAAGATCAGGCGATAAGCCAATGAAAACTCAAAGTTTTGAGGCGCTTTAAGTGCACCATCGCAAAGTTGCCTTCGTTATGGGAATCGGTCATTCTGGATCGACGCTACTGGATCTCATTTTAAGCAGCCATCCCCGTGCTTTCTCTCTTGGTGAATTTTGGTATTTTCCTGAGAAACTCAAAGACCCTTCTGGAATCTGCAGTTTGTGCGGAACGAAATGTCCATTCTGGTATAAACAGGCATCTTTAGAATTGATACAAAAATACTTTAGGTGGGGGGACGGAAAAAATAGAAAATTGTTCTCTTTATACACCTACCTTGGTAGTTTCCGTTGCAATATTTATAAGCATCTGTTTGATTGGACTGATGCGGATCTCCTGGTAGACTCCAGTAAAAAAATCCCGTGGATTCGCCGGCAATTGAGGCCTTTTTGGTATTGGCGGAACATGAAACCATTCTTGATCTATGTTTGCCGGGACGGCCGAGCCGTTGTGAATTCCTATCTCCGAAAATATCCTAGCGACAGCATGGCCGTTGCGGCCCGGAACTGGGCGAAAAAAGTTTTGATGATGGAACGTTATTTCGAATCCTTTCCAGAGGAAAGCAGGATAAAGATTTCCTATGAAAAGCTCGTAACAAATCCCGAAGATGTGATCAGACATCTCTGCCAATCGCTGAACCTTTCTTATCATCCAGAAATGTTGAAATACTGGAAACACGAACATCATCCGGTGAATGGGAATGCCGGAACTTATTCACTTGTGCTGAAGTATCAAAATAAAAAAGGCGAACAGCCGACGGAAAGGACCCAAAAATCCATAGGACTTGAACCTTCCTTTTATGAACGTCTAGGGTTCCAGATCCGACTCGATCTTCGCTGGCAACACGAGCTCAGCCGGGACCAGTTGGAGATCTTTGAGTCGATAGCGGGAAAAGTGAATCAAGCGTATATCTATGATATCTAGATCCCCTATGAATGAATCCAAACCGGACGAAAAGGTCACAAGAAAAGTAATTTTTGTTATGGGAAGCGGACATTCCGGTTCTACCCTATTAGATCTGACTCTGGGGAGTCACTCTCGCGGATTCTCATTAGGTGAGTTTTCCACTCTCTGCAAAATGGTCAAAAATGGCAAGCTCCAGACCGCAATTTGCAAGATCTGTGGCGAAAATTGTGTGTTCTGGACGAACAGGGTTTCCATTTCGATATTGGAGTCTTACTTCGGCTGGGGTAATTCCGGAAGCTCGCAAATCGTTGATAAAGTTTACAGCCGCTTCGGAAGCATTCGTCGCAATATCTACAGGGATCTTTTTCAATGGACTGGCGCCAGCGTTCTAATAGATTCGAGCAAAAGCATATCCTGGATCCGGAGACAGTTGCTTCCCTTCTGGCATTGGAGGGATCAGGATCCGATTTTGATATATATCTGTCGTGATGGCCGAGCGGTAGTCAATTCGTACCTTCGGAAGTATCCTGAAAAAGATATACATGACGCAGTGAGAGGTTGGGTAACGCTCACTGAGAAGATGGAAGAATTCTTTCGTGATTTTCGGTCAGACATGCGGATTCGTGTTTCTTACGAGTCGCTCGCCACCGATTCCGAAAGGATTCTTTCCTCACTATGCGCCTTTCTTAGAATTGATTATGAGCCTGGGATGCTCGAATACTGGAAGCATGAGCATCATGTCCTTCAAAGTAATTCCAGGGCGAGAAGCCCCATTGTCAGGTATCAAAAACATATGGCACGGGACTCTATTGAAGGTTCATCGCATAGGAAGGATTCAGACCTGAATCAGTCGCTGGGGCTTGGAATAAAGCTGGACTTAAAATGGAAAGATGAGTTGAGCGCGGAGAATTTAGAGATTTTCGAAAAGATAGCGGGAAGCGTCAACCGGCATTATGCGTATGAAGAAAAATAAAACAATATGTCAGGTCAAAAAATAGCTGATTACCCTCCGAGTTCTGTGGAGGACACAGATCAGTCGAAATCTAAACCACCGGAGAAGGACCTTCCAAAAATAATCATTGAATCCAAGAAGGATTCCTGGTTAATAGACTGGAAGGAATTGTGGCTCTACAAAGATGTGTTTTATTTTCTCGTTTTACGAGATATCACCGTTGTCTATAAGCAAACAATTTTAGGATTTGCCTGGGCCATCATCCGGCCCCTTTTCAGCATGGTCCTTTTTTCTCTCGTGTTCGGACGCATGGTGAAAGTTCCAACGGATGGTATTCCTTACCCGATTTTTTCTTACGTGGCACTTCTTCCGTGGACCTACTTCTCCTCAGCCATGACTGCATCCACCATGAGCCTTCTCACTGATTCCAAATTATTCACGAAGGTGTACTTTCCGAGACTTATTATTCCGATGACCCCGGTCCTAGCAAAGCTGCTTGATTTCGCTATTGCCTCTATCATGCTCGGCGGAATGATGGCATGGTACGGAACTATGCCGAACATAAATATTTTGTTTTTGCCTTTTCTTCTTATTTTGATGGTCCTCACAGCTTCTGGAGTGGGTATGTGGCTGTCCGCATTATCCATTCAGTACCGTGATATCAAACATGCTGCTCCCTTTGTCACACAACTTTTGATGTATGCAGCTCCCGTTGTCTGGCCCGCTTCGCTGATACCGGATAAATATCGGCTCCTTTACGGGTTGTACCCCATAGCCGGTGTCATTGAAGGATTTCGATCTGCTCTGCTCGGCAGGACTTCCATGCCGTGGGATTTGATCGTAATCGGCACAATCAGCGCATCCCTGATTGCCTTCTCGGGTGCAATTTATTTCCGCCGTAAGGAGGACGTTTTTGCCGATGTTGCATAGGATCGCCTTCACTTGATAACGACCTCGACTGCAGCTTTGAAGTTCCGAACCGACTGCAGATAAATCAGAGATGAATATCTGGTACGTTAGTAATTCCAGGGTTCCCTCCCGCAACGCAAATAGTATCCATGTTATGAGGATGTGTCAGGCCTACGCTGATCTCGGTCACAAAGTGACCCTTTTGGTACCAGACTGGAAGGTGGGTATCGAACAGGGAGTTGCAGATCCTTATTCGTTTTATGGTGTTTATAGTAATTTTGCGATACGAAAGGTTCCAATTCCACGCTGGAAGCCACTTGATTTTCTTCATCGTACAGTTGTTATGCCTCTCGTCGCCGTAACCGGCAAGCCAAATTTAATTCATTCGCGCAGCTTATCTGCCGCATGGGGTTTGACGAAGTTATTCCGCGTAGCAACGATTCTGGAGTTACATCAGCCAATCACAAATCCAAAACGGAACGCCCTGTTCCGGCAGATAGTTACCAGCAAGAGAACCATGGCCCTAGTTATGGTCACTCATATGATGGCAAATCAATTGCGCGCGAGTCTGCCAAATCATCTAACAATCATTGTGGCGCCAGACGGTGTGGACGAAGGTTGGGTGAATCAGAAACTTTCAATCCCGGAAGCTCGCAATCGGATCAATCTCTCAGAATCAGAACGGCGTGTAGTCGTGTATGCAGGTCATCTTTATCCCGGAAGGGGAATCGATTTGATCTTTCAAATCGCCGCTAAACTTCCAGATCATCTCTTCATTATTGTAGGCGGCCGTGAGACGGAGCTTTCCCATTATCGGCGGAAGTTGGATAATTTAACAAATCTGAAGTTGCTTGGATTTAAGCCGCCTGCCGATGTATTCGCGTTTCTTCAGGCTGCCAATGTGCTTTTGATGCCATACGGGGACCGGGTAGAAGCATCTGGAGGAGGAGACATTGCGTCGTTTACGTCTCCTATGAAAATGTTTGAATACATGGCTGCGGGGCGACCAATTCTGGCATCAAATCTACCGATCCTCAAAGAAGTTCTCACAAATGGAAGCAATGCGTTACTGTTACCTTACAATCAGCCGGAACTTTGGATCGACGCTTTGAAGCGGCTTCAGAACGATTCCATATTGGAGCAAAGCCTTGGACAGACAGCAAGTGAAGTTGTAGCACAATACACGTGGACGAACCGGGCGAAGCATGTATTGTATCAATGCGGTTTTGCATAAACCCTCCATCAAATGAAGCTGGCCGCGTTCCTTATTAGTTTCAACCGTCCAGAGATCCTTCGCGAAACGATCCATCAAATACTGCAACAAACACGCCCTCCGGATCTATTACTGGTGGTTGACAACGGTAATTCGAGAGAGACAGAAAAGATTGTTCAGAATTACTCCAATAGAAATGTGATCTATCAGGCAATGGAGCAGAATGTCGGTCCGGCCGGAGCTTCTGCGTACGCGCTCACTCGTCTCGTGGCCCAGGGATATGAGTGGATTTACTGGGGCGATGAAGATGATCCTCCCGAATTCCCTGATATTTTTGAGCGTCTCATGACAATCGCTGAGAATGTAGAAGACGATGTTGCGGGTATCGGCGCCGTTGGTGCACGATTCAACTGGAAGATAGGAGAGTCTGAAAGACTGAAAGATGAACAGTTGGTAGGAATAGTGGAGGTGGATACTATTGGAGGTAACAGCCAGTTGATCCTACGGAACAGAGCTGTTCGAGAAGCGGGACTCCCGGATTCGCGACTTTTTTTTGGTTCGTATGAGCCGGAATATTGTTTGCGAGTTAGAAGAGCAGGCTTTCGATTTCTAGTAGACGGCCAACTCATGTGGAAACATAGAGAAAAAAAGGGACGTTTGAAATTGAAACGGACCCGTAGTTGGATTTCTAAATATCCGTCGGCCTTAATCTGGAGACGGTACTACAGAACCAGGAACTACATTTTCATGATGCGCAAAACTTTTTCGCGACCGGATCTGGCGCGGCGTGAAACCATGAAAGCGATTGCCAGAACACTTTTTTCCTGGTTTCGGGGAATTCCTTATGGCGCAGCTTTTAGCCGCCTGCAATTGCTCGCAGTGCTTGATGGATATCGAGGCCGCATGGGCCGTACGGTTATCGCGCGGCCAAAAGAATCCGATTCTCTGCGGGAAGAGCTTCCTGCATAAAATAATGAATCAAAAAATAGGAACCTTTCTTGATGCAATTCTATATCGTTCACCTGCTCAGCCGCTTTTTCTATGGCGAGCCAGTCGAAGATTTGTTGTACTTGCCTACCATGCCATTGACGATCCGAACCAGTTTGAACAGCACATTCATTACCTTGTTCAAACAATGCATCCGGTTAGCCTGGACGATGTTCTAAGAGCAATGGCCGGTGGGCGCGGATTACCGGAGAAAGCTGTTCTTTTGACCTTTGACGATGGGGACAGAACCCTGTTGGATTTATGCAGACCGATTCTAAAAAAAAGAGGAGTTCCTGGAGTAGGCTTTATTGTTTCCGGTTTGATTGACACTGAAACTGCTCCGTGGTGGGATCAAGTAAAAGAGCTAGTTCGCAAGGGAGGAAGCTTGACTGAGTTTCCATGCAAGAATCCCGAGGATCTGGTTCGATTGCTAAAAAGAGCTCCGGATGATCAGAGGTTGAAAGCAATCGAGGATCTTCAACGAACTTCGGGAAAGGAATGCAAACCGCTCCCACAACTGAACAGCCGTGAACTTCCACTTCTTGAATCCTCTGGCATCTCCATCGGAAATCATTCACATACGCATCCCTGCTTTCCGCGTTGTTCGACTGAGAAAATCTCACATGAGATGTATCGTTCGCATGAAATACTGACCGAAGCTCTTGGTCATGCACCGAAATCGTTCGCTTTTCCAAATGGTGATTCTGATGAAAGAGCTGTTCCGTTATTAAAAACGCTGGGATACGAAGCAGCATTTTTGTTTGATCATCGTATCAGTTCCTGGCCTCCCGAAGAACCACTTCAGATTTCGCGGGTACGGGTTAATTCCACTACTCGAATGGATCGATTTCGTATCATTTTGAGCGGTCTCCATCCTGCAATTCACCGGGCCAGAATTGCTGTCGGCATGTGATGGTGCCTCTGAAAATCCTTTTCGTGATCGACAGTCTTGGTCGCAGCGGGTCGGAAAGATCTCTAGCCGAGCTACTCCCCTATCTTGAACGAGCGAGTATTTCCTGCATTATCGTTTGTCTCCGCCAACGGGAAGAAGGAGTTCAAAAAGAGGTTGAGAAACTTGGATTCGATGTCCGAATCCTGAAGGGGAAAGGATGGTTGTCGCGATTGCGAGAACTTCGGAAGATCATCTTAGCAGAAAAACCTGATCTGATTCACACGACTTTATTTGCATCCAATATTCTGGGACGCCTGTCTGGAAGGGGCGTTCCAATTCTAAGTAGTCTTGTGAATACGCCGTATGAAGCCATCCGATTTAAGGATCCAAACATTAAGGCCAGGCGACTTCGAATAGTGAGATGGGTTGATTCGTGGACTGCGCGGTGCTGTACAACGCATTTTCACGCCGTTTCGAAAGCGGCGAAAGAGTCTGCAGTTACGACTCTCGGAATCCGGCCGGAAAGAATTACCGTAGTGGAGAGAGGACGCGATCCTGATCGACTCGGTTATCCGGGAAAGGAACGCTCGATGCTTGCTCGAACTGCTTTGGGTCTCGACGAAAATGACGAAATCATTGTTAACATTGGGCGACTCGAATACCAAAAAGGACAGAAATATCTGTTGGACGCGATCGCCCATTTACTTCCCAAACACCCGCGATTAGTACTTCTCATTGCTGGAAGGTCAGGAGTTCTTTCCAGTGAGCTTTCGCAACTGAGCGAAAAGCTTGGATTGAATGGCAGAGTTCGCTTCCTCGGTTATCGTTCCGATATACCTGAAATTCTTGCAGCGGCAGATGTCTTTGCCTTTCCTTCCTTGTACGAGGGGTTGCCCGGCGCCGTAATCGAAGCAATGGCTTTAGGACTTCCCGTAGTTGCATCCAGCATTCCCGCGGTTCTTGAAGTAGTGGAGCCCGGTGGCAATGCGCTGCTGGTACAGCCAGGATCGGCAATCGAATTTGCTCAGGCACTCGAGACACTTCTGGAGGATCGAAATAAATGCATCACATTCGGAAAACGCAGCAGAGAAATATTTGAAGAACGATTTACATTAGATCGATCCGCTTCCAGTATGATTCAGTTGTTTCGTCAGACTGCAGCTACCAGGAAATGACGCAAACGACAAGTTCACAGGCCCAGTTTTCGATCGTCCCGATGCGCGAAGTGAACAGCGAACAGATACTGAGTGCTCTGAACGAGGTTTTGGTACCTGCTCGCAATGAGGAATGGTTTAGATGGAAACATTTTGAAAATCCAATCGGCCCTTCACTGGGATGGGTTGCGCTGGATGATAGGGGCATCATTGGAGTCCGGTTAATGATGCGCTGGTGTTTC contains:
- a CDS encoding polysaccharide ABC transporter ATP-binding protein, with translation MSDCAILVENISKLYRIGLKEKLHDTFGSAVLSWIKSPISNFKTLRSLSHFHDRDSDDVLWALRNVSFDVKHGEVVGIIGRNGAGKSTLLRIISRITRPTSGRAILEGRVASLLEVGTGFHLELTGRENVYLNATILGMAKKEVDRKFDEIVQFSGIEKFIDTPFKHYSSGMKVRLGFSVAAHLEAEILLVDEVLAVGDLAFQKKCIGTMQRISSEGRTVLFVSHDMAAVERLCQKCILLEQGQVSHTGPTADVISSYVGLDNKATLEWIRSEPPPDHSYIERVTMIDYDGVPLTRVSSSDNVGVEIQCIVPKYDAGQKLRIAVADSHDSPIFVTAPIDHQVPYPADPGLYRYRVFFPKAIFMPRRYVISVSLWSSRVWSDVVSRALIVDIEAGASITNVEGKARRGLVQLLCQWECSSDKFVEMN
- a CDS encoding class I SAM-dependent methyltransferase: MLNPVKSLKRRLRRKIVRSHLDSFMSDHRTNECVLDLGCGDSRYSRYFPNRIGLDHSMQEGVNIVGDAHHLPFSSSSFSMILTTEMLEHVHDPQQVIDEIERVLRPGGKVILTTRFVFPIHEAPLDFYRFTKYGLAHLFRKWGEIEIRPETNPFEGIGVLFQRMAYQSDFRGSKLISYSCLLLARFVSILDVLVTRQYGDIKRKSSETEIITSGYYLVAHKV
- a CDS encoding glycosyltransferase, whose product is MSTTPETSSLQNGIKKDNPRASVIVVTRNRADSLERALRALQKLDYPNYEILVVDNDSKDNTTSVIEQYGAKRVFSPSRFGIGYCRRRGVESAQGEIIAFCDDDCVPASDWLSCFVERFNQEPDVHLLGGQVINIGFPDKDGYGDAKRYKGRSKLSRNGRLVFVEDPKDAEFFGNMNLAFRKKSVVSVGGYDPFFNVMAEIDLQVRLRKNGFKISFEPRAISEHHYTGVHLKGRHFFHGPQLVRLYLCLKHFRPEKTGDWFRFLGYEIRLLSRDLLTVLRKSGGAVLKGQFSNLLSVPAEGLRAVSARLAIPWLLWRARSAR
- a CDS encoding glycosyltransferase, giving the protein MVLPIISVAICTFNRAELLATVLETACNQSLPQDEYEILVIDNNSTDATAEVVKRTMRTYSNVRYFVEVSQGLSHARNRGWQEARGEYVAYTDDDCKLPREWLAVAKEIIRKQNPEMFGGPYYAFYNSAKPLWFKDSYASSELSTESVLLNGRKFLRGPNMFFRRDLLAKFNGFNTSLGMTGKTVAYGEDGELQRRIRNRMPEAKTYYTPELFVYHLVRPEKMTLSWEIRSAIGKGRSRYLEMKGAPGDVLPVVILKGLKILLLCCAQAAGGFLFRDRSRYPYYRSYLYEHIVWRLAGLGRLYEQLRRSGDKPMKTQSFEAL
- a CDS encoding sulfotransferase, whose amino-acid sequence is MKPFLIYVCRDGRAVVNSYLRKYPSDSMAVAARNWAKKVLMMERYFESFPEESRIKISYEKLVTNPEDVIRHLCQSLNLSYHPEMLKYWKHEHHPVNGNAGTYSLVLKYQNKKGEQPTERTQKSIGLEPSFYERLGFQIRLDLRWQHELSRDQLEIFESIAGKVNQAYIYDI
- a CDS encoding sulfotransferase, with amino-acid sequence MNESKPDEKVTRKVIFVMGSGHSGSTLLDLTLGSHSRGFSLGEFSTLCKMVKNGKLQTAICKICGENCVFWTNRVSISILESYFGWGNSGSSQIVDKVYSRFGSIRRNIYRDLFQWTGASVLIDSSKSISWIRRQLLPFWHWRDQDPILIYICRDGRAVVNSYLRKYPEKDIHDAVRGWVTLTEKMEEFFRDFRSDMRIRVSYESLATDSERILSSLCAFLRIDYEPGMLEYWKHEHHVLQSNSRARSPIVRYQKHMARDSIEGSSHRKDSDLNQSLGLGIKLDLKWKDELSAENLEIFEKIAGSVNRHYAYEEK
- a CDS encoding ABC transporter permease, which translates into the protein MSGQKIADYPPSSVEDTDQSKSKPPEKDLPKIIIESKKDSWLIDWKELWLYKDVFYFLVLRDITVVYKQTILGFAWAIIRPLFSMVLFSLVFGRMVKVPTDGIPYPIFSYVALLPWTYFSSAMTASTMSLLTDSKLFTKVYFPRLIIPMTPVLAKLLDFAIASIMLGGMMAWYGTMPNINILFLPFLLILMVLTASGVGMWLSALSIQYRDIKHAAPFVTQLLMYAAPVVWPASLIPDKYRLLYGLYPIAGVIEGFRSALLGRTSMPWDLIVIGTISASLIAFSGAIYFRRKEDVFADVA
- a CDS encoding glycosyltransferase codes for the protein MTLLVPDWKVGIEQGVADPYSFYGVYSNFAIRKVPIPRWKPLDFLHRTVVMPLVAVTGKPNLIHSRSLSAAWGLTKLFRVATILELHQPITNPKRNALFRQIVTSKRTMALVMVTHMMANQLRASLPNHLTIIVAPDGVDEGWVNQKLSIPEARNRINLSESERRVVVYAGHLYPGRGIDLIFQIAAKLPDHLFIIVGGRETELSHYRRKLDNLTNLKLLGFKPPADVFAFLQAANVLLMPYGDRVEASGGGDIASFTSPMKMFEYMAAGRPILASNLPILKEVLTNGSNALLLPYNQPELWIDALKRLQNDSILEQSLGQTASEVVAQYTWTNRAKHVLYQCGFA
- a CDS encoding glycosyltransferase, whose translation is MKLAAFLISFNRPEILRETIHQILQQTRPPDLLLVVDNGNSRETEKIVQNYSNRNVIYQAMEQNVGPAGASAYALTRLVAQGYEWIYWGDEDDPPEFPDIFERLMTIAENVEDDVAGIGAVGARFNWKIGESERLKDEQLVGIVEVDTIGGNSQLILRNRAVREAGLPDSRLFFGSYEPEYCLRVRRAGFRFLVDGQLMWKHREKKGRLKLKRTRSWISKYPSALIWRRYYRTRNYIFMMRKTFSRPDLARRETMKAIARTLFSWFRGIPYGAAFSRLQLLAVLDGYRGRMGRTVIARPKESDSLREELPA